ATCGCACTCATCACGGGCGGCGGAAGGGGAATTGGGCGGACCGTCGCCGAACTCCTCGCCGAGGAGGGGGCCCGGATCGCCATCACCGATATCGACGAAGAGGGCGGCGCAGCGACGGTCGAGCGCATCACCGAGGCCGGAGGCGAGGCCGCGTTCTTCGAGCACGACGTGACCTCGGAGGGCGACTGGGAGCGCGTGGTCAACACCGTACAGAATACGTTTGGCGTGCCGGACGTCCTCGTCAACAACGCCGGCATCTACTACATCGAGCCGGTCGACGAGATAGACATCGACGACTGGAAGCACCTCATGGACATCAACGTCACCGGGGTGTTTCTGGGCCTGAAGCACTGCACGCCCCTCATGCGGGAGCAGGGACAGGGGTCCGTGATCAACCTGTCGTCCGTGGCGGGCCTCATCGGCCTATCCGGACACACCTGCTACGGGGCCAGCAAGGGTGCGGTGCGCACCATGACGAAAGACGCAGCAATCGAACTGGCGGACGCCGGCGTCCGGGTCAACTCGCTCCACCCGGCCTACATCGACACCCAGATGGCCGACTACGGGGCCGAGGTGCAGGGGGCCTCGAAAGATGAGCTTGGCGCCATGCACCCGATCGGGCACATGGGCGAGCCGGAGGACGTGGCGTACGCGGTGCTTTACCTGGCCTCCG
This genomic interval from Salinibacter grassmerensis contains the following:
- a CDS encoding glucose 1-dehydrogenase, with the translated sequence MDRVDGKIALITGGGRGIGRTVAELLAEEGARIAITDIDEEGGAATVERITEAGGEAAFFEHDVTSEGDWERVVNTVQNTFGVPDVLVNNAGIYYIEPVDEIDIDDWKHLMDINVTGVFLGLKHCTPLMREQGQGSVINLSSVAGLIGLSGHTCYGASKGAVRTMTKDAAIELADAGVRVNSLHPAYIDTQMADYGAEVQGASKDELGAMHPIGHMGEPEDVAYAVLYLASDESKFMTGSEMVLDGGLTAQ